The Scomber japonicus isolate fScoJap1 unplaced genomic scaffold, fScoJap1.pri scaffold_499, whole genome shotgun sequence genomic interval ctcctcttctctcttctcttatCGCTGCATCGTTCTGTCTGTTCTTCATCATTTAAACTTcagactgtttttattttctatgaaggcagatctttaaaaaagaaaagaagaagaagaataaatggATGTAAAGGCTCGTCGTTGTTCTACGTGAATAACACGATAaatccagacagacagacagacggagggtTTTATCTGGATCGCTGCTTTTTAATTACGCAGCCGTGTTGAAAGAGATAAaacttcctgtctttcttcttcttctctctctctctctctctctccctctctctctctctctctctctctctctctctctctttctctctctctctctgtctctctctctctctcttctttcttttcctctcaccTGAACCGTTAGTCTCATCTCTCTTTTGTCACTATCgattctcttcttcttcattcgTTTTATGGCGGACGGCTCTGTCGCCTTTGTGATCGATGATGCGTTCAAGTACAATCAGATTTTCCACCACTTatggcagaggtgtcaaactcaccttcattcaagggccacatacagcccagtgTGATCTTAtgtgaaggaagaaaggaaggaaggaaggaagggaggaaggaatgacagatggaaggaagaaagggaggaaggaaggaagagaagagaagacaggaagaaaagatggaaggaaagaaggaagagaagacaggaagaaaagatggaaggaagaaagggaggatggaaggaaggagagattgaaggaagcaagggaggaaggacagatggaaggtagagaagacaggaagaaagggaggatcgaagggagggaagaaagatggaaggatggaaggaaggaaaagaagacaggaaggaagcaaagaaaacatggaaggaagaaaggttggaaaagaagacaggaatgaaaagatggaaggaaggaagaaagggaagctggaagggaggaaggaaggaaaagatgaggggaaggaaataaggaagaaagggaaggaaggaaggtaggaaaagaagacaggaaggaagggagaaaggaaaaagacaggaaggaaggagggaaggaaggaaataaggaagatggaaggatgaaaggaagaaagggaggatgtttgacacccctgacttaTGGGGAAAAAGCAATGTATGAGTtatttaatctctctctctctctctccctctctctctctctgtctctctctctctctctctctctctccccccacccttctctctctccgtctctctctccctctctctgtctctctctttctgtctctctctctctctctctctctctctgtctctctctctctctgtctctctctctctccctctccctctccctctctctctcccctctctccgtctctctctctctctctctctctctctctctctcccctctctctctctctcttactctctcagACATTTGTTGGTGACGGCAGGAGAGGACCGCTACGTGAAGACGTGGGATCTGAGGAGAATCTATCATCCGATCACGGTGCAGAAACGTTTCCTCACCAACGAGGTGTGCTGGCCGTTAAACGCTCCGGGTCTCATGATGGCTCAGGAGAACACCTACGCAGCGTAAGACTCGCTTCATGATGATTTTAATCATAACAGAGTTTGTCAGAGAAgctttttaattactttaagaacaaggaaagaaggaagaaaggttggaaaagaagagaagaaggaaagctggaaggaaggaaaagaaggaaggaaggaaaggagcatggaagaaatgaaaagacaggaaagaaggagggaaggaaggaaagaaaagatgagaggaaggaaagaaggagggaaggaaggaaagaaaagaagacaggaaggaaacgatgagaggaaggaaataaggaaagaagcagggaaggaaggaaagtaaagaagacaggaaggaaacaatgagaggaaggaaataaggaaagaaggagggaaggagggagggaaggaaagtaaagaagacaggaaggaaacgatgagaggaaggaaataaggaaggaaggaagcaaggaaaagaagacaaggaagaaggagggaaggaaggaaaaaagacaggaaggaaagctggaagggagtgaggaagggaaagatgagaggaaggaaataaggaaggaagggggcaaggaataaaagaaaggaaggaagattggaaggaaagaaaagaaggaaggaagaaaggttggAAAGAGGAcgggaaggaaagctggaaaaGAGGAcgggaaggaaagctggaagggaggaaggaaggaggaaagaaaagatgagaggaaggaaggacgggagcaaaagaagacaggaaagaaagagggaaggaaggttggaaaagaagagagagcaaggaaataaggaaggaagggagggagcaaggaagaaagaaaagaagaccggaaggaaagctggaagagaggaaataaggaaggaagggagcaaggaagaaaggaaaagaagacaggaaagaaggagggaaggaaagaaaggtggaaaaaaagacaggatggaaagtgGACCGGATTGAACTCCTCGGCGGGCCatttctggcccacaggcctcaTGTTTAACCCCCCTGATTTAAAGACTTTAAAGTTAattcagatggaaggaaaggaggtaagggaggagggacgaggaaagaagggaggaaggaaagtaggagggagggaggaaggataagggaaggaagggaggaaggaccaatggaaggaaggaagggaggaaggacaatggaagaaagggaggaaggaaggaaggaaggaagaaagcaaggaaggatggaagggaggaataagggaggaaaggagggagggaggaaggaaaggaggaagaaggaaggaaggtaggaggaggggaggtgaaaggaaaagaggaaggaggacggtagaaggaaggaaggaagaacgaggaaagaagggaggaaggaaggtaggagggagggactgagggagaaaggaaaagaggaagggaggatggaagggagtgagaaggacggaagggaggaaggaaaggaggaagggaggaaggaagggagtaagaaggaaggaaaagaggaagggaggaaggaaaggaggaaggggggaaggaaggaaagaaggaacagtcaaaacagacggggtcaatttgacttggaaggatgacaggaaggttaatgtctttaatttatttaatatttaatcttGTTGTGTTTCATGTTGTGTTCAGGAACGGCTCTCATGGCGTCCATTACTACGATCACTACATGCGCTCCATCTACACCGTTCCTAGGGTGGCTACTCTCTGGGtgagtcagctgatcacatCTGATCACATGCTCCCTTAACGGCCTTCATTaacctttattgggcaaataattatatttggtaacttctgtaaatatcccaaaatatccttccttccttccttccttccttcctttccttcctcctgccttctttcttcccttcctcttttcctttctccctccctcgttccttatttcctccgtccttccttcctttccttccttccatctgtccttcctccctcctccttctctcctcccttccttccttccttcctttccttccttccgatctgtccttcctccttccctccttctctcccccttccttctttccttcgtccatccccctttcttcttccttccttccttctttcttccctttctccctccctccttctctctttctttcctcccccctaccgtccttccttccttctttcctccgtcattccttcctttccttccaccctcccttcctcccttccttccttctttcctcccttccgttcttccttccttccttccttttcaatCAGTGTcctttaaagggttaaaagagtcattaataaatatatgtttgatTCAGACCATAAAATAATAACTGACTCAGCATGTTGAGCTTCATTAAAACGCTGACAGTGATCTCATAATTAAAAAAGGTTTAATGATGCATCAAAATGTTTCTATgataaatgtgaagatttgaaaTATCCCTCACtactatttcatttttttcacattaccTTAAAGATACACCCCAATATTTAGTCTCTTAGTCTTTAAATCTTCTCCTAAGTCACTGCAGATGTTGTAAAACTCATCTTAAAATGATGTTGAGTCTTAAAACTTCAACAGAAGCTGAAAAATGTTCATGCAGCTGCACTCAGAGGCCAAAACACACGCGATGCGTTCAGGGACGCTGATGTGTGTGGGTCAAAAACACAGTCAGTGTAGTTATGTGAAGGAAACTGGAGAAACGTAACACTTCAGGTAGCGATTAtgagtgtatgtatgtagttatcctttcctcctttccttcatcccttccttccttccttcctcctttccttcttcctccctccctttccttccttcttcctccctcctttccttccttcctcctcctttccttccttcttcctccctcccttcctcatttcctcctttccttcctcctttccttcttcctccctcctttccttcctacttcctcctttccttccttcttcctccctccctttccttccttcttcctccctcctttccttccttcttccctcctttccttccttcttcctccctcctttccttccttcctcctttccttcttcctccctccctttccttccttcttcctccctcctttccttccttcctcctcctttccttccttcttcctccctccctttccttccttcttcctccctcctttccttccgtcctcctcctttccttccttcttcctccctcccttcctcctttccttccttcttcctccctcccttcctttcttccttctccctccttttccttccttcttcctccctcctttccttcctttttccttcctcctttccttccttcttcctccctcccttcctcctttccttccttcttcctcccttccttcctcctttccttccttcctcctcctttccttcttcctcccttccttcctttccttcctccctcccttcctcctttccttccttcttcctcctttccttccttcttcctcctttccttccttcttcctccctccctcctgggGAAACTGGAGAAAATTAACACTTCAGGTAGCAGTTATGAATTAAACACCAGTTTTTTTCTATGCTTCATTAGTTAAATATCCCTCATtactatttcatttttttcacattatattaAAGATACCCCCCTAGTGTTTGTCATTTAGCCTTTAAATCTTGTCCTACATCTCTGCAAAACTCACTCTGGAACGATGTTGAGTCTCAAAACTTCAACAGGAAGCTGAAAAAAGTTCAGTTTTCTGCAGATTTGCAGATaattaaaaaagttttaatgatgcattaaaatgtttctatgataaatgtgaagatttgagtcagaaacatgaatgtaaatcaAGACAGGAGATACTGTTCAATATCTGGATGCTGATTGGTTGTCGTTTCTCCGTCTGGGTGCAGTCCATATCGTACACCGATTGGATGAACAGCTTGGTGACATCAGACAGTCTGGGAGAAGTGATCCTCGCTCTGCTTCCTCAGATCTGCTACAGTCCGCAATACATCAAACGCACCATAGAGAGGCGCTTTGTAAGTTCActccatgcttttattttgaagtttgaatgaTATCCTGTTTGACTTGATTACACTCACAGTTtctaccctcctgttgtccttaagtcaaggaaggaaggaaggaaggaaggaaggaaggaaaggagggaggaagtagggaataaggaaagaaagagagaaggaggaatggaaggaaaggagggaaggaaggaaggaaggaaaggaggaaagaaggagggaaggaaggacaggagggagggagggaggaaggaaagaagggaggaaggaggaaaggaaggaaggaaggaaaggagggagggaagaaggaaggagggagggagggagggaaggaagaaggaaggacaggatgaaggaaggaaagggaaggaaagagaaggagggaaggaagaaggaaggaaggaaaggagggaggaaaggagggagagaggaaggaaagaaggaaggaagggaggaaggacaggaaggaaggaaaggagggagggaggaaagaggtaAAGAGGTAAGGAAAggtgagaggaaagaaggaaggaaggaaaggacggaggaaagaaagagagaaggaggggaagggaaggaggaagaaaagaaggaaggaagggaggaaggaaggaaaggagggagggagggaggaaagaggtaaggaaaggtgagaggaaagaaggaaggaaggaaaggaaggaggaaagaaagagagaaggaggggaagggaaggaggaagaaaagaaggaagggaggaaagaaagaaggaagggagggaggaaagaaggaaggaagggagggaggaaagaaggaacagtcaaaacagacgacaggaagtttaaacaCCAGATTGAATAAAGTctatattttcttcttcagcCGCTCTACTTCACGTCCATGGTGCCTTACGATACCACCGAAGAAGAAAATCAAGAggctggaggagcagaggaggaggaggaggaagagaaggacgaagaggaggaggaggaggaggaggaggaggaaggagcggACGCTGAGTCTGAAGAAGGGAACGAGAACAGAGATGAAaatggaagaagagaaggaagacgAGTCAGAAAGGATAAAAACCCTCGTCTGTTGTTCCAGACCTACAAACAAGCTGTGAAGAAGTATTACCTCCATCATACCGACACTGAtatggtacacacacatatacacacacacacatatatacacacacacacacacatatatacacacacacacacatatatacacatagagagacacacacacatatatacacacacacatatacacgcacacacaccatctacagctctctttatttatagagcacaaaGAGTTTAAAGgaaatttaacaaaataaaagacaagggagggaggaaggaagggaaggaggaaagaaggaagggaggagggagggaggaaagaaggaaggtaggagggagggaagaaaggagggaggaagggaggaaaggaggaagggaggaagttaggggggacagaaggaagggataaagggggaaggaagggaggaaaggaaagaagaaagaaggaggaggaaggtaggggggaggaaagagagaaggaggaagggaggaaagaatggaaggaaggaagaaatggggaaggaaggaaggaaaggaaggtaggaaggagggagaaaggaagggaggtaggagagagggaggaaagaaggaaggattccttctttcctccctcctaccttcctttccttcttcctcccttccttcctttcctccattcctttccttccttcttcctccctcccttccttcttcctccctttcttcctttccttccttccttcctccctccctccctcctttcctcctttcctcccttcctcctttcctcccttcctcttttcctttctccctccctccctccttccctttctccctccctccttccctttctccctccctccctccttcctccctccctccctccctcctttgacTCGAGctacagcaggagggttaatgtaatATCTCTAAATGTTTCCTCTGATGTTCAGCGGACGTTTGCGAAGAGCGAGAAACGAGCCGGCTGGAAACGAATGAAAGAGACGGAGGTGAAGAGGAAGGTTAACATGGACGAGATGCCTATGGCTTCATTACATAAGgtactacacacaactacacaactacacacacacacacacacacacacacagagagagagagaagaagtagacagaaagaaaacagaggtgagtctcttcctctgctgcagctATAAAGACGACGGAGCTGAATGTAATGATgtgtaaaatgagaaaaatggaggaggagggagggaagggaggaagaggatgaggaggaagggggaggagaagagggggaggagggaggaggaagatgagggggaggaagaggaagagggggtgaggaggaggaggagaagaaaggggggtgaggaggaggaagatgaggaggaagggggaggaggaagggggggaggaagagatgaggaggaggaggaggggaaggaagaggaggaagggggagggggcagaggaggagggaggagggggatgaggcaggggaggaggaggaggcagaggaggaggggggaggaagaggagggaggaggaggaagatgagggggaggaggaggaagaggaggaggaggagaagatgaggaggaggggaggaggcaggggaggagggaggaggaagatgaggagaggcagaggaagaggaggaggaagagaaggaagaggagtaggagggggatgaggcagaggaggagcaggaagaagaggaggaggagggaggaggaaaatgaggagggggaggaggaggaagatg includes:
- the LOC128354726 gene encoding general transcription factor 3C polypeptide 2-like, producing the protein MADGSVAFVIDDAFKHLLVTAGEDRYVKTWDLRRIYHPITVQKRFLTNEVCWPLNAPGLMMAQENTYAANGSHGVHYYDHYMRSIYTVPRVATLWSISYTDWMNSLVTSDSLGEVILALLPQICYSPQYIKRTIERRFPLYFTSMVPYDTTEEENQEAGGAEEEETYKQAVKKYYLHHTDTDMRTFAKSEKRAGWKRMKETEVKRKVNMDEMPMASLHKVRFSPNMSCHPWVASAGQTGLVRLNCLRSMISGHVTKMISKNQAQFNALYSPEEEEEKEEEKNEEKNEEKNEEEEEEEHTETQQL